Genomic DNA from Cyprinus carpio isolate SPL01 chromosome A22, ASM1834038v1, whole genome shotgun sequence:
ttgtcCTTCATGTTTGCGAGACTGATTGTACTCGTACTCATTACATGCTGTTTCTGGTATACTAGATGactaaaaatcatattatttatcTTGAGAATagtttgttgttgaaataaagtgcaaaagaaaaattttgaaaaatgtaaactttattgtAACCATTTGTCCACAGATAtgatttggtttgattttttttttctaatcaagtgaacttttgtgttttatgtgtccAAGTGTGTTTTAGAGCCACTATCTTAGACCCATCAAATCACAGCTTCAGTACAAAAACACCAtttgaagatttatttaaaaaatgagtttATACCGGAATTGTCAAACTCTTTCAGAAGAATTGCAAACTTTAATATTAGATTTGACAAAACAGGAGGAGTTTGTCTCATTGCAGTTTGGCTTTATGAAGTAAATGAGAAAATCTTGTCTAATGaacattgtgatatattttaagttaAGGATATAATATAGCACATCACATGCAATCAGTCCttttaagtaaaagtaaatatCACAACTTTTGTTTTCTGACTTGCATGTGCTAAATATctaacatttaagttttttagtaCTAATTTTACAATCCAGTTCAGAATAGTttgtaaaaatcatgttttatttaacaatttgtttGCAATAGTTATTCTTATTCAGTAAAGATGTTTGTTTATGTAATGGGGTGACCCTTTTAGGGTTTTCTTTCTGTGTGGGTGGATGGAGCTGGGCGGAAGTTAAGCTTATGGCCCCTTTAAAAATGCAGAGATTTCCTTTTACTTCCGTTTTTCCTCCGGCATGGTATGCAGGCTGCATTCTTTTGTGTCGCAAGAGCAATCTATTATGCATTAAGCATTGATCGCTTATTAAGTGTCGTAGACCTGCATAAGTTGGAATTCCCTTTTTCTTTAACTTCTGCTGTGGGCCTGTAGATGTTCAACTGCATTAACATATTTTGAGTGTAATCAAGGCAGTGTTGGTGGTTTGTTCACCGTTCTTACTGAGGGCCAGTCAATTGTGCTTCAGGTAAGATTTTATGTGGTATTTAAGTTGTTTTCTAACCAGAGATGTAATTTTAGATATAGTGTTTGTATGGTCAATGATTAAATCGACTAATTGTTTCATAGAAATCTGCCCGCTGTTGTTTTGCTGCTGTGCGGCGGCTCGTTACTGCGACCTGTGGTGCTGTGCTGTGGAGACTGGAGAGGGTGCGCGCTCAAGTTCCACGGACTATCGTGATTTAAAAGCGCACGGTTGTGTGAACAAGTTTTATGTGAGTGATGTTTTGAGGCGGGCGCGTGTTTGAGTGAGCTCGGTGTGAACGCGCGTTTgtggtggtgtttgtgtgtgtgtaggaagtgtgtgtgtgtgtgtgtgttgagatgaTTGGGTATTGAATTATTTCTTTGTTATATTGGTTGATTCaattgtattttctttaatttgatatttctttgtttttgtggcttgttAATTGTCTTTTTGATTACGGTGGGCTCTTATCTACTGTCGATTCCTATATAACCACCAGGGGCGATTAGCTGTTGGAATTGGGAGggtttactttgtttatttatattgttgttttgtttattgtgtggattgtgattcttttttttttttttttttttttggttatatattTGCATGAAGGTGTGAAGTGAGGTTGTgggaatttaatttatttggaattttttttgtttacattctcTTTCCCAAGTGATGATTTATCCCATGAGATATTGGTATTGACCGTTTAAGATCCAGTTTATAGGTGGCCACTGTGTGACATCAGTAGCTTAtgaaatttattgtttttgtaacgtgtgttttttttttctagaataatttttgtataattatatttttgcatcTCGTTGAGTGTCAAATAAAGATTGTACACATCTCTgcttgttttccatttatttggAAACCCTGTAGTTGGGagcatttacaaaatattctatATCTTAGGTGGCAATTGCCTccgctcacatttatttatttatttgagtgcttatttaatttttagttttagagtTAAAAGTTATGTAACAGAAACTTCAGTAATAGTTATTTTGAGTATGGAGTGTAAACTGGCCCACAAGACTTTTTGGATTAAACTTTTATCTGTTTCTATGAATATAAAAAAGTGCTATCTTCTATATCTTCTAGGTTGGAAATGAACCGCCTACAACATAAAAAGCCATCacaaataattgaaaattaattaatgattgaaaaaaattttttaatgagaATTTTCATCAATCATGTACTTGTTGTGTGAATCTGTGCTTGATCTAGttcagctcttctggatctgatgtcataaaccagaacaatgacagtagccacgcccaccagagcagagaggaccaatcggatcacagcttcagtagaaccacagcagtggacagagtctgaggaataaaaacaccaaactgagatcagctcagtcaataaacattaatatcaaGAATGTTTGAAGGACAGGACAAATAATCTCttctcaccatagacagaaacactgaaaactTTTAATGACTGTTTTGCTCCAATTATCAGTAGTTCATAATCTCCAGTATGTTCagttctgatgtttgtgatggtcagagatgcagtttgattgtccagcttcagtctgtctctgaatctcccgtcaaGAACATTATCAAATACAGTGACGATGTTGTACGGTTTATTTATTCCAGCTATTATAGCTTTTTCACTCATATACAGGTATGTCCACAGAATCCGATTATAATCTATTCCAGTAAGATCAGAGttcagagtgactgaatctcccttcttcactgatatttcatctgtatcaccaaacacacagagaacaaacagaaacagcttGTCACAAATTAATACTGTTTAAATAGTGTATGTAATTAgcttgaaataaaattttcaaatgaataatattaataataatataaaacaacagaacAGACACCAAAGAAGCAAAATAGTGTGTTGAATAAGATCTGGTGAttaaaggggaggtctaatgctatttcatgcattctgacttattttaGAATTCACTGTTAAAGTTGGATTTTCATGcaaaacatggccaaagtttcagaaaaacatgtattttataaatctgataaaactaaagactcttcagagatatgaaggatgtaatactactctataggtactcaagataaAATGAGATTGTCAGAATCTGtttgtgttatgtcccctttaaaaaaataaaacaggtggaACAAATATGCAACTCACCATAGACAGCGAGAAAGAAAAATATAGTCATATTTTTGGTCTCTACTGTATAAACTCCAGCGTGTTCAGTTGTGaagtttgtgatggtcagagatccagtttgtttgtccagcttcagtctgtctctgaatctcccgtcaagaacatcatcatatacagaGAATCTGTCGGCTGTTACATTGATCtcagctattaaagtgttttcaaCCAAAAACCACCACTGAATCAGATCATCATCATGTATTTCAGTAAGATTAGAGTtgagagtgactgaatctcccactgacactgacttcatttcatccccaaacacacctgaagaacagagtTTTTCACAGATTAAAGCTTTAGAATCACTGGATGTTGTTTTGATGAAGCTTTACTAAAACACttgatttaaatttaagttaGTAATATTCTGcagcaaaagacaaaaaagatgctgaatgaaaagaaaaaatagattcATGTATGGAACAATAACAACAGTAGGAGCCAAATTGATGCCAGgcctaaaaaaaattgttaaacttgaatttagattatttaaaatgtttttatttaaattgcatagCTGTTTGGAGTCAGCTTTTGTAAATTGAAACGTGCCAGCTGTGCTTGGATTTTGGCAAAGGATTCATAGATAATACAATGAAACGTGCCAAATAGTGTGGACATACTGTCATTTTTGGATTGTGTTTTATTCAATGTATGGTTTTTCCTTCTGAGCTTttgtttttcaatgcattttgaaTTCTGTAGCTGTattgggtttatttatttatttattttttttttttggccaaataatTTTGTCTGATAAATACCTTAACCAAGTTTAGTGTTTTTGTTCTTCCCTTATATGATgccaaatatttacaaatatttaaacattttcctcATATTTTGATGGTTGAAAACCATCTTGTGCagtcattaaaaacaaaccaaaccaatcCACTCCGGACATCACTTTTGACCactagtgtaaataaaaaaaaaacacacacttttattttaatctttgatGTCACACTAAAACTTATGCTTCTGGGTATTTGACCTTcatgcagtatttattttatttaataaatcactGATAGACCTGACTAGACCTAAATTCAAACTTGATCTTTAATTATGTCTGTATGAGAATAACAGTGAATGTTAATCCTCTCTGACTAATTTAACCAGAAGTTTACTACATGTTACCagaacagaaacaactgaaatcataaaaatttatttaaacttaccATCcagacaccacaaacacaaactgaaccAGAATCTGTCAAACATCTTCAGTGGTTTCAGTCCACAAATATGAAGACAAACTCTTCAGAACTGGttcagtaataaatgacagaTGAGCTGATGAGAGACTGATCTGTAGTAAAGTCACGAGAAACTCTACTGTcagctaaaataactgcacaACTTGAAGAGTTAAATCGTGTGGACATCCAACTCTTTTTTGGTCATTTCATAACGTTAATTTTGTCACTTTTAGCTCTAGTAGACCACAGCTTCCTCTTCTGTTCAGTGGCATCATTTTCAACAGAGATAAAGTGAATCATAACATGATCAGAGACTGGAGAAGTTGCGAGTGTCTTAAAGCAGTGTTTGATCTGCTCATGAGATCCTGAGAGTGTTTGGCTCTGCTCTCTCCTCTAACTGTCTTCAGCTCGTTTCTTCTTCAGTTCTTATCAaatgtctcagttgtttctcctctCAGACAGATTTCAGAGTTTCAGAGATGAACATCAAATATCTTAATGATTCAAGCTAACAACCTTCAGTCTCTAGTTCTCTAGTTCTCAGTTCACTCTTTGAGAAAGAGGAATATAGAAAGATATGATGTTATGTCCATAAGCTCTgtttataagtaaataattaaaactctctgacatatttaTGTGTAAAACATTGTGCACTATGTGCATGTAAAACAGTGGTCAGTTATATTGAATATATGAATAGTATGAAAACTTTATGCAACACAAGTTTGCACAAGAAAGACAAAATTGCATCAACATGAAATGTTgaaatacaaaagaaagaaaagcttgTTTCCACAACACTGATTGCGTT
This window encodes:
- the LOC109069959 gene encoding uncharacterized protein LOC109069959; its protein translation is MFDRFWFSLCLWCLDGVFGDEMKSVSVGDSVTLNSNLTEIHDDDLIQWWFLVENTLIAEINVTADRFSVYDDVLDGRFRDRLKLDKQTGSLTITNFTTEHAGVYTVETKNMTIFFFLAVYDEISVKKGDSVTLNSDLTGIDYNRILWTYLYMSEKAIIAGINKPYNIVTVFDNVLDGRFRDRLKLDNQTASLTITNIRTEHTGDYELLIIGAKQSLKVFSVSVYDSVHCCGSTEAVIRLVLSALVGVATVIVLVYDIRSRRAELDQAQIHTTST